A stretch of Candidatus Vicinibacter affinis DNA encodes these proteins:
- a CDS encoding T9SS type A sorting domain-containing protein, which yields MKKETFTTKINFQTRRQAFYMNALFSLLSFFIIQVQGISQCPLACNDEIQVSLDEDCKAIITPDMILEDPGTPCNYVVVVFGTNGLPLPVPEVSGIHIGKRLKVAVYLGNNSCWGHIVVEDKLPPIIICPPNDTIFCNNRDHLLLQPYVVDNCSGVTRINLSDNTEMFDCTLNPNDSIIAKRTIRYYYVDASGNRSDTCNQCIYYKKFELSDIVWPSDAIYSCDQFDTIPSPLISGVPLVGNDTIYPNWGVCKIAVAYEDQLIPVCPKSFKVLRKWTVLDWCAPAGRNIFTHFQIVKVVDDRGPILFCNPLMNISTDVWSCTGTALIPPPTIVKECSRVTFQVGYKVQSPTGAPTFEGTSSANVVKLPNGYFSISGLPLGLNWVIFRATDECGNYTDCSTEVLVEDKVPPVVVCDQKTVVTLTIDGTAKIEALTFDDRSHDNCVIDYFEVKRMDNGVPCKDSARSSKWGPYVYFCCEDIGKTIMVSLRVWDLAGNSNTCMVEVEVQDKIAPFIFCPPNITVSCEYDYPDLSVFGTVRNNVSDRKAIVIKDPRVKMDAPALDGYAYDGCGVTLKEYVSTRGKCGRDTITRVFEATDGNGLVSRCTQTIVIFDFTPDNVKVTWPSDYISNTTCLNKPEISPDITGKPKVEFGDRCNSIFTNYTDQVFTLDPDACVKIIRTWTVIDWCLYDPNNSLTKGYWTWKQIIKISNTVPPTIISDCRNRTIDVFGPGCAGFVDLKARATDDCTDTLNLVWSHEVDLNNDGRIDPLFTGIGADASAVYPVGDHKITFRVKDACNNLTSCTFILTVRDGKKPTPYCNSGITTTVMPSTRSIEIWAKDFNINSEDNCTPKDSLKFYFLVNNTFVPSMIFDCSNRGKNILRIYVVDKAGNSDYCETTLEVQDPNHVCPTGLTIQGRIATPDNRSLNNTEILLERTNPAGSNITYTNASGIYSFNTVTSKIDYTVIPSKNYDFLNGVSTHDILLIQKHILGQQEFNSPYLVIAADANNSKTITAADMAELRKLVLGKIDKFANNKSWRFVPTAFNFNNPKIPFPFDEYIKYGSIGQNEMNTDFYGIKIGDVSGNADVNNLGGTISSRTADEFELFADQIELIAGANVSVPIFATDNLNCEGIQMAFEMDLSDAEFIGLEPGLIQLTNEDYTIVGNRLKVSYVAQKAINITNGGQLFSIILKAKTNSKLDKVLRFNKIDLNAEIYDEQANLFELDLNFRTTQDGKEQIRPTAKLYQNKPNPFNETTVVGFELPEIQELSLIIYDLDGKVLKKITKTYSKGYHEYVVKASELGSAGIFYIQLNTQNFSETRKMVFIK from the coding sequence ATGAAAAAGGAAACGTTTACTACCAAAATTAATTTCCAAACTCGAAGGCAGGCATTCTATATGAATGCACTGTTTTCATTGCTCAGCTTTTTTATAATTCAAGTGCAAGGTATCTCACAATGCCCTTTGGCTTGTAATGATGAAATCCAAGTATCACTTGATGAAGACTGCAAGGCAATTATCACCCCAGACATGATTCTCGAAGACCCAGGAACACCCTGCAATTATGTCGTTGTGGTTTTTGGCACTAACGGTCTTCCATTACCAGTTCCAGAAGTAAGTGGAATTCACATTGGCAAACGACTAAAAGTTGCTGTTTATCTTGGCAACAACTCTTGTTGGGGCCATATTGTTGTTGAGGATAAATTACCTCCAATAATTATTTGTCCTCCAAATGATACAATTTTCTGTAACAACCGAGATCATTTACTTTTGCAGCCATATGTGGTGGACAACTGTTCAGGCGTGACCAGAATCAATTTATCTGATAACACTGAAATGTTTGATTGTACACTCAATCCTAATGACAGCATAATTGCAAAAAGAACCATTAGATATTATTATGTTGATGCAAGTGGAAATAGATCTGACACTTGTAATCAATGTATTTACTATAAAAAATTTGAACTATCAGATATCGTTTGGCCAAGTGATGCAATATATAGTTGCGATCAATTTGATACAATTCCTTCCCCATTAATAAGTGGGGTTCCACTTGTTGGAAATGATACAATTTATCCAAACTGGGGAGTTTGTAAAATAGCTGTAGCTTATGAAGACCAACTCATTCCAGTGTGTCCGAAGTCTTTCAAAGTACTTAGGAAATGGACTGTTTTGGACTGGTGTGCTCCTGCGGGGCGAAATATTTTTACTCATTTCCAAATTGTAAAAGTTGTTGATGACAGAGGTCCGATTCTTTTTTGCAATCCTTTGATGAATATTAGTACAGATGTTTGGAGTTGTACAGGAACCGCTTTAATTCCACCTCCTACCATAGTTAAAGAGTGTTCTAGAGTAACATTTCAAGTAGGATACAAGGTTCAGTCCCCAACAGGTGCGCCTACATTTGAGGGAACTTCTTCAGCAAATGTTGTAAAGTTACCAAATGGGTATTTTTCTATATCAGGACTTCCTTTGGGATTAAATTGGGTAATTTTCAGAGCTACAGATGAATGTGGCAATTATACTGATTGTTCTACCGAAGTATTGGTTGAAGATAAGGTTCCACCAGTGGTGGTATGTGATCAGAAAACAGTTGTAACATTAACTATTGATGGTACAGCTAAAATTGAGGCATTAACTTTCGACGATAGATCACATGATAATTGTGTTATTGATTATTTTGAAGTAAAGAGAATGGATAATGGTGTACCATGCAAGGATTCAGCAAGAAGCAGTAAGTGGGGACCGTATGTTTATTTCTGCTGCGAAGACATTGGAAAGACAATTATGGTTTCCTTAAGGGTATGGGATTTGGCCGGAAACAGTAATACATGTATGGTAGAAGTTGAAGTTCAGGATAAAATTGCACCCTTCATCTTTTGCCCTCCGAATATAACTGTAAGTTGTGAATACGATTATCCAGATTTGAGTGTTTTTGGGACTGTAAGAAATAATGTTTCAGATAGAAAGGCAATAGTGATTAAGGATCCACGTGTTAAAATGGATGCACCAGCACTTGATGGTTATGCATATGACGGATGTGGAGTTACATTGAAAGAGTATGTTTCAACTAGAGGTAAATGTGGAAGAGACACTATTACGAGAGTATTTGAAGCAACCGATGGCAACGGTTTAGTAAGTCGATGTACGCAAACCATAGTGATTTTTGATTTTACTCCTGATAATGTGAAAGTTACATGGCCATCGGATTACATAAGCAATACAACCTGTCTCAACAAACCAGAGATATCGCCTGATATAACAGGTAAACCTAAAGTTGAGTTTGGAGATAGATGTAACAGTATTTTTACAAATTATACAGATCAGGTTTTCACCTTGGATCCAGATGCATGTGTAAAGATTATCAGAACTTGGACTGTGATAGATTGGTGCCTTTATGACCCTAATAATTCACTTACAAAAGGATATTGGACCTGGAAGCAAATAATTAAAATCAGCAACACCGTACCACCCACAATTATCAGTGATTGTAGAAACAGAACGATAGATGTATTTGGTCCTGGATGTGCCGGGTTTGTAGATCTTAAAGCTAGAGCGACAGATGATTGCACAGATACTCTAAATCTAGTTTGGTCTCACGAGGTTGATTTAAATAATGATGGTAGAATTGATCCTTTATTCACTGGAATTGGTGCCGATGCAAGTGCAGTTTATCCGGTTGGAGATCACAAAATTACTTTCAGAGTTAAAGATGCATGTAATAACCTCACTAGCTGTACTTTTATTCTTACAGTCAGAGATGGTAAAAAGCCGACACCATACTGCAATAGTGGTATAACGACAACAGTAATGCCAAGTACCCGAAGTATAGAGATATGGGCAAAAGATTTTAATATCAACAGTGAAGACAATTGTACTCCAAAAGATAGCTTGAAATTTTATTTTCTGGTTAACAATACTTTTGTTCCAAGTATGATATTTGATTGTAGTAATAGAGGAAAAAATATACTGAGAATCTATGTAGTCGATAAGGCAGGTAATTCGGATTATTGTGAAACAACTTTAGAAGTCCAGGATCCAAACCATGTTTGTCCTACCGGTTTGACTATACAAGGTAGAATTGCGACTCCAGACAACAGGTCCTTGAACAATACCGAAATTCTTCTTGAGCGAACAAATCCAGCAGGAAGCAATATAACATATACAAACGCCAGTGGAATTTATAGCTTCAATACCGTTACGTCAAAAATTGATTATACGGTAATTCCTTCCAAAAACTATGATTTCTTGAATGGAGTGAGTACTCATGACATATTATTAATTCAAAAGCATATTTTAGGTCAACAAGAATTTAACTCTCCTTATCTAGTAATAGCAGCGGATGCAAATAACAGTAAGACCATTACAGCTGCGGACATGGCAGAGTTAAGAAAATTGGTCCTAGGTAAAATAGATAAATTTGCGAATAATAAATCCTGGAGATTTGTACCTACTGCTTTTAATTTCAACAATCCTAAAATTCCATTCCCATTTGACGAATACATAAAGTATGGTTCAATCGGACAAAATGAAATGAACACAGATTTTTATGGAATAAAGATTGGGGATGTTTCAGGAAATGCAGACGTTAATAATTTAGGTGGAACAATAAGTTCAAGAACTGCGGATGAATTTGAATTGTTTGCAGACCAAATTGAATTAATTGCAGGAGCCAATGTAAGTGTTCCAATCTTTGCCACAGACAACTTAAATTGCGAAGGAATTCAAATGGCATTTGAAATGGACCTATCAGACGCAGAATTTATTGGATTAGAACCAGGCTTAATTCAATTAACAAACGAAGACTATACCATTGTAGGGAATAGATTAAAAGTAAGTTATGTTGCTCAAAAGGCTATAAATATAACAAACGGAGGTCAGTTGTTTAGCATAATTTTGAAAGCAAAGACTAATTCAAAATTGGACAAAGTGTTGAGATTTAATAAAATAGACTTGAATGCTGAAATTTATGATGAGCAGGCTAATTTATTTGAACTTGACCTTAATTTCAGAACCACACAAGATGGAAAGGAACAGATTAGGCCAACCGCAAAGTTGTATCAGAACAAACCAAATCCGTTCAATGAAACTACAGTTGTGGGATTTGAATTACCTGAAATTCAAGAACTTAGTCTAATAATCTATGATTTAGATGGCAAGGTATTAAAGAAGATTACTAAAACATATAGTAAAGGATACCATGAGTATGTAGTCAAGGCTTCAGAATTGGGTTCAGCAGGAATATTTTATATACAACTGAATACCCAGAACTTTAGTGAGACACGCAAAATGGTGTTTATAAAATGA
- a CDS encoding gliding motility-associated C-terminal domain-containing protein: MKKLILAFFLLLSLFTANAQFLIKFSSPAGNQNDFVNVKVETDNFTKITATQYSITYDSAVLELVDVVNKKVDYNVNVGDHRGGEANIKNGQLTFTWNSETSDPVTFPNNTGLFEIRFKLIGKPCDSSFIRLANKPTSIEVLDENEEPITVNSQDGKVKINGVGCPGSGGGGAKDFTFTATKINVPKGTDGCVSISVKNFTGIETMQATLKWNKSVAKYKSVGSFNLVDLNGGDFSINSDSTELGWVWSPNSGVGVTIPDNQVIFQVCFTAVGSNGSSTDMEFVNAPFRVIEVTNAQGNVPVVSEKGSFTIVEPQSLLTLFTRDTSVLESTELCLPIYVNDFSCIEAFQFALKYDNTKLRFKRVSGINLADLQPSDIVPTNDTIKVLWAFRTAGAQTLANGTSLFSLCFDVIGKCVTTTSPKFIPLGGSLEFSAGCNKPQPTVVLSEKTITIQCNTGPTDPIVSVNSIGHVKCAGECNGTASVNVSAGSGNFTYQWFDANTNQPVSPAITVKDPTTLCPGRYFLKVTDTAPPNKTANSPTITINDALPIVINASVTHESDIKNDGRVEATVTGGCQPYRYKWFRTPNNTVLDTIDKVINLRCGNYAVSVTDCNGCISKDTFRVNCPVAPLVTNIVRTDSIRCFGECTGALRVETQGGAIPYSYLWSPGGQTSISINSLCAGTYTVRVTDVNGNVSRDTFIITEPQRLSVVVDQIVPSSGSNGSATTTSSGGTAPYKYQWSKAGSGVVSTTKDLTNAAPGTYTFLVTDANNCTQQIEVIIPQDNSGGGPTVSIRIDTKPGGSAVSCRGVCDGKIIATVTGGTAPLTYKWSHNSNLNSNIADNLCPGTYTLTVTDALGKTSTSTSLTVNDAQDININIRKLSCATDNNTSDGRYEAIATGGSGTLTYLWCSNEITPIADALPAGTCSLRVTDQNGCSKSQSFTVCVGTPPDEPCFKGRLAISPNGDGFNDFFVIECIENYNNNLQIFNRWGKLIFNKSNYVNEWPDQNPDEADLTEGTYMWVLTVKEPGKNDVIYKGTVTLVK; the protein is encoded by the coding sequence ATGAAAAAATTAATTTTAGCGTTTTTTTTACTCCTCTCACTTTTTACTGCGAATGCTCAATTTTTAATCAAATTCAGCAGTCCTGCCGGTAATCAGAATGATTTTGTAAATGTTAAAGTGGAAACAGATAATTTTACAAAAATCACTGCAACACAATACTCAATTACCTATGATTCAGCTGTTTTGGAGTTGGTTGACGTGGTCAATAAGAAAGTAGATTATAATGTCAATGTGGGCGACCATAGAGGTGGGGAAGCGAATATCAAAAATGGTCAACTTACCTTTACATGGAATAGTGAAACTTCCGATCCGGTAACTTTCCCAAACAATACAGGTTTATTTGAAATCCGCTTTAAGTTAATAGGGAAACCATGTGATTCCTCTTTTATTCGGTTGGCCAATAAGCCTACTTCTATTGAGGTGTTAGATGAAAACGAAGAACCCATTACAGTTAATTCGCAAGATGGAAAGGTGAAAATTAACGGTGTAGGTTGCCCTGGTTCAGGTGGGGGTGGAGCAAAAGATTTTACTTTTACAGCTACTAAGATAAATGTACCCAAGGGAACAGATGGATGTGTAAGCATTAGTGTAAAGAATTTTACAGGAATTGAAACCATGCAAGCAACTTTGAAATGGAACAAATCGGTTGCTAAATATAAAAGTGTTGGAAGTTTTAATCTTGTTGATTTAAACGGAGGGGATTTTAGTATTAATTCTGATAGCACTGAGCTTGGGTGGGTTTGGTCACCAAATAGTGGAGTTGGGGTTACAATTCCAGATAATCAAGTAATTTTTCAAGTTTGTTTTACAGCGGTTGGTTCAAATGGGTCCTCTACCGATATGGAATTTGTAAATGCCCCTTTTAGAGTGATTGAGGTAACAAACGCACAGGGAAATGTGCCAGTGGTTTCAGAAAAAGGCTCGTTTACAATTGTCGAACCGCAATCCTTATTAACTTTATTTACCAGAGACACCAGTGTATTGGAGAGTACAGAGCTGTGTCTACCTATTTATGTGAATGATTTTAGTTGCATTGAAGCCTTCCAATTTGCCCTTAAATATGACAATACTAAACTCAGATTTAAAAGAGTTTCTGGAATAAATCTTGCTGATTTACAGCCTTCCGATATTGTTCCTACTAATGATACTATTAAGGTGCTTTGGGCTTTTAGAACAGCTGGAGCTCAAACTTTGGCAAATGGAACTTCATTATTTAGTTTATGTTTTGACGTAATAGGTAAGTGTGTTACTACTACCAGTCCAAAGTTTATACCTCTAGGTGGCAGTCTAGAATTTTCTGCAGGATGTAATAAACCACAACCTACAGTTGTGCTGAGTGAGAAAACCATTACCATCCAGTGCAATACCGGACCAACTGACCCAATAGTCAGTGTAAATTCAATTGGTCATGTAAAATGTGCAGGAGAATGTAATGGAACAGCTTCCGTGAATGTCTCAGCTGGTTCGGGGAACTTTACTTATCAATGGTTTGATGCCAATACAAACCAACCTGTTTCACCAGCAATAACAGTTAAAGACCCAACAACACTTTGCCCCGGAAGATATTTTCTTAAAGTGACAGATACAGCCCCACCTAATAAAACGGCAAACAGCCCAACTATAACCATAAATGATGCTCTACCTATAGTTATAAATGCATCGGTAACGCATGAATCAGATATAAAAAATGACGGGAGAGTTGAAGCAACAGTAACAGGTGGTTGTCAGCCATATAGGTATAAATGGTTCAGAACACCTAATAATACTGTTCTGGACACAATTGATAAAGTTATCAATCTTAGATGTGGTAATTATGCTGTAAGTGTGACTGATTGTAATGGATGCATTAGCAAAGACACCTTCAGGGTCAATTGTCCAGTTGCGCCTTTGGTTACTAACATTGTTAGGACTGACAGCATCCGTTGTTTTGGAGAATGTACTGGAGCATTAAGAGTTGAAACCCAAGGAGGTGCAATTCCATATAGTTATCTTTGGTCACCAGGAGGGCAAACTTCTATATCTATTAATAGTCTATGTGCCGGTACCTATACAGTCCGTGTAACTGATGTAAATGGCAATGTTTCGAGAGATACATTTATTATTACCGAACCACAAAGATTAAGTGTAGTAGTGGATCAGATTGTTCCTTCATCTGGTTCAAATGGCTCAGCAACCACCACTTCTTCAGGAGGAACCGCTCCGTATAAATATCAATGGTCTAAGGCAGGATCAGGAGTTGTTTCCACAACAAAAGATTTGACCAATGCCGCACCAGGGACTTATACTTTTCTTGTAACCGATGCTAACAACTGTACTCAACAAATTGAAGTTATCATACCTCAAGATAATTCAGGAGGAGGGCCAACAGTAAGTATAAGAATAGATACCAAGCCTGGGGGATCTGCAGTAAGTTGCAGAGGCGTGTGTGATGGAAAAATAATTGCTACGGTAACGGGAGGAACAGCCCCATTAACTTATAAATGGTCTCACAATTCAAATTTAAATTCAAATATTGCAGATAACCTTTGTCCGGGAACTTATACATTAACTGTTACTGACGCTCTTGGAAAAACAAGCACCTCAACCTCATTAACAGTAAATGATGCACAAGATATTAATATTAATATTCGGAAATTAAGTTGCGCTACAGACAACAACACCTCAGATGGTAGATATGAAGCAATAGCAACAGGAGGTTCTGGAACATTGACTTATTTGTGGTGTTCCAATGAAATTACGCCAATAGCGGATGCGCTCCCGGCAGGAACTTGTAGCCTACGAGTAACTGATCAAAATGGATGCAGTAAATCACAAAGTTTTACAGTTTGTGTTGGTACACCTCCTGATGAACCTTGTTTCAAAGGACGTCTGGCTATTTCTCCTAATGGAGATGGTTTTAATGATTTTTTTGTAATTGAATGCATTGAAAATTATAATAACAATCTTCAAATATTTAACAGATGGGGAAAGTTGATTTTCAATAAAAGTAATTATGTAAATGAGTGGCCAGACCAAAACCCTGATGAAGCTGACCTTACGGAAGGTACATATATGTGGGTTCTAACGGTAAAGGAGCCAGGAAAAAATGATGTAATTTACAAAGGAACAGTTACCCTGGTAAAATAA
- a CDS encoding PorP/SprF family type IX secretion system membrane protein gives MKSINSIIIFVALVTLGQSIKAQDYAVALKTPAVYNHYTLNPFLINPAHTGFEQINRIVFNFRNHWAGFEGSPKGLTLGINGSPAANMGLGGVIYSENFGVANRFTGQVNYAYNFRATETTKMSLGLSGSYIQYSLDNEAITDGLHQASDGIINAAVNGENFFGADLGFWADFSDKFKIGITLPQLVLSRLDNKKSDEDKPFNFVGFLGVKWNVPSYRMSIEPSVCVRKISDVPFGTDLNVVANMLDDRLFAGFTYSFGPSDSRVSFLGGVRVEQFRFYYSYDQSYQTFQNFNNGSHELTLSFDLGKGKQPNKQKMNGESDNIGEMKN, from the coding sequence ATGAAATCAATTAATTCAATTATAATATTTGTAGCTCTGGTGACTCTTGGCCAATCTATTAAGGCACAAGATTATGCAGTTGCATTAAAAACACCAGCTGTATATAATCACTACACGCTTAATCCTTTTTTAATTAATCCCGCACATACAGGTTTTGAGCAAATAAACAGAATCGTTTTTAATTTCAGAAACCATTGGGCTGGTTTTGAAGGATCCCCAAAAGGATTGACACTTGGAATTAATGGAAGTCCTGCTGCTAATATGGGACTGGGGGGAGTTATATACTCTGAGAATTTTGGAGTAGCAAACCGCTTCACAGGTCAAGTTAATTATGCTTACAATTTTAGAGCTACTGAAACCACAAAGATGTCTTTAGGTTTGTCAGGTTCCTATATCCAATACAGCTTGGATAATGAGGCAATTACAGATGGATTACATCAAGCATCTGATGGCATTATCAATGCAGCGGTAAATGGAGAAAACTTTTTCGGCGCAGACTTAGGATTTTGGGCTGATTTTTCAGATAAATTTAAAATTGGGATAACCTTACCACAGCTGGTGTTATCCAGATTGGATAATAAAAAATCGGACGAGGATAAGCCATTTAATTTTGTTGGATTTTTAGGCGTAAAATGGAATGTTCCATCCTACCGAATGAGTATTGAGCCCTCTGTTTGTGTCAGGAAAATCAGTGATGTTCCTTTTGGAACCGATCTGAATGTGGTGGCAAATATGCTTGATGATCGGTTATTTGCTGGATTTACATACAGCTTTGGCCCTTCTGACAGCAGGGTATCTTTTTTAGGAGGTGTTAGGGTAGAACAATTTAGGTTTTATTATTCTTATGATCAGTCGTATCAAACCTTCCAAAACTTTAACAATGGATCTCATGAATTGACCTTGTCTTTTGATCTTGGTAAAGGGAAACAACCAAACAAGCAAAAAATGAATGGGGAATCTGATAACATTGGAGAAATGAAGAATTAA
- the lnt gene encoding apolipoprotein N-acyltransferase, which yields MFGIKHWYYPLLFGFIFIVAFSGWKMYSLPLWGHLPLLFFSALWGIIVLGFYKFKSNKFEFPKLILGSTISGLLFALSFPPFGLTPLLFIAWVPLLYINDSSIINDKFNKLNLFFPYHAFVIWNILTTYWVANAALIPGMVAIWLNSFFMLIPWWGAVKLSHNKKSINFWALIFFWMTFEWVHLNWEISWPWLTLGNAFASWPSWIQWYEYTGVFGGTLWVLLTNIIFYKIFSVFIKFGRHTLLTNNKKLLWSFFLLVFIPILISYCVFFTYKTTGVPVEIGIVQPNLEPHYEKFNVPEYLQLKKFRKLAKEAVSPTTQYLIFPETSFGDPPGNIFRRNEMSSDSRIQDWQNFISNYENLSIVMGITSMKIIEKNEEITKFSRPFRNLSEPRFYELENSAIQICKEDPNFQLYRKSKLVPGAEIFPYRKFLPFLKPLVDQLGGSPAGLATQKNRAVISTNNFKIAPVICYESIYGDYMRGYMKNGAQAIFIMTNDGWWDNTPGYKQHLAFGALRAIEFRKPIARSANTGISCFIDIKGIIHQPTKYGQDAAIRGVCNFNNKVTIYCLIGDALAYLAMIASLVLIVLSVLTRKR from the coding sequence GTGTTTGGAATAAAACATTGGTATTATCCACTTTTATTTGGCTTCATTTTTATTGTTGCATTTTCAGGTTGGAAAATGTATAGTCTCCCTTTATGGGGTCATCTGCCACTCCTTTTCTTCTCTGCTCTGTGGGGTATTATAGTATTAGGATTTTATAAATTCAAGTCTAATAAATTTGAATTCCCCAAATTAATATTAGGGTCAACTATTTCTGGATTATTGTTTGCTCTTTCTTTTCCTCCATTTGGATTGACCCCACTCCTTTTTATTGCTTGGGTACCATTACTTTATATAAATGATAGCTCAATTATTAATGATAAATTTAATAAACTAAATCTATTCTTTCCTTACCATGCATTTGTAATTTGGAATATCCTTACTACTTATTGGGTTGCAAATGCTGCTCTTATTCCCGGTATGGTGGCTATTTGGCTCAATTCCTTTTTTATGCTGATACCCTGGTGGGGCGCAGTTAAACTCAGTCACAATAAAAAAAGTATAAACTTTTGGGCATTAATTTTCTTTTGGATGACTTTTGAATGGGTTCATTTAAACTGGGAAATTTCATGGCCTTGGCTGACGTTAGGAAATGCATTTGCTTCATGGCCTTCATGGATTCAATGGTATGAATACACTGGTGTTTTCGGAGGAACGCTATGGGTCCTCTTAACGAATATTATCTTTTATAAAATTTTCTCAGTTTTTATAAAATTTGGTAGGCACACCTTGTTAACAAATAATAAAAAATTATTGTGGAGTTTTTTCCTGTTAGTTTTTATCCCAATTCTAATTTCCTATTGTGTTTTCTTTACATATAAAACAACAGGTGTTCCAGTGGAAATTGGAATTGTACAACCAAACCTCGAACCACATTATGAAAAATTCAATGTTCCTGAATATTTACAACTAAAGAAATTTCGAAAGCTTGCAAAAGAAGCTGTTAGCCCAACTACCCAATATTTAATTTTTCCGGAGACTAGCTTCGGGGATCCTCCAGGAAATATTTTTAGAAGAAATGAAATGTCTTCAGATTCTAGAATTCAGGACTGGCAGAATTTCATAAGTAATTATGAAAATTTGAGTATAGTTATGGGAATCACCAGCATGAAAATCATCGAAAAAAATGAAGAAATTACAAAATTTTCAAGACCATTTCGCAATCTTTCAGAACCAAGATTTTATGAATTAGAAAACAGCGCCATTCAAATTTGTAAAGAAGATCCTAATTTCCAATTATATAGAAAATCCAAACTGGTTCCGGGAGCAGAAATCTTCCCTTACAGAAAATTCCTACCTTTTTTAAAACCATTGGTGGACCAATTAGGTGGATCTCCTGCCGGTCTTGCAACTCAAAAAAATAGAGCCGTCATTTCAACCAATAATTTTAAAATTGCGCCTGTAATTTGTTACGAATCCATTTATGGTGATTATATGCGCGGCTACATGAAAAATGGTGCTCAAGCAATTTTTATTATGACCAATGATGGATGGTGGGATAATACACCAGGATATAAGCAACATCTTGCATTTGGTGCACTTAGAGCCATTGAATTTAGAAAACCCATAGCAAGGTCAGCAAATACTGGAATATCCTGCTTCATTGACATAAAAGGCATTATACATCAGCCCACAAAGTATGGACAAGATGCAGCAATCAGAGGTGTTTGTAATTTTAACAACAAAGTCACAATCTATTGTTTGATTGGTGATGCATTAGCATACCTTGCCATGATAGCAAGTTTAGTGTTGATTGTATTATCAGTATTAACTAGAAAGCGATAA
- a CDS encoding MerR family transcriptional regulator, whose product MAIYSITDLEKLTGIKAHTIRIWEKRFNIIHPKRTSTNIRYYDDNDLKKVTSIALLNHKGYKISSISMMPDNQIEDIVAHLSDVASFNVDSIDALTLSIIHLDQTKFIHIIDRHIKQHGFDETFEELLMPLLDKLHDMWLGGSIRKAHEEFAMQLIKRKIIQQIILFEEKPKLNENRFILAMPGTENQQLSRFFIEYLLSQRSIPSLYMSNDSDVKDIVEAAQTFKARFILCFVNEEPTLNYAKDLLHSLQKTPENITPVFVGFLAPEISRCNAQIRAIYNFDDLKNFLNFLSGSIG is encoded by the coding sequence TTGGCCATTTATTCAATTACGGATTTAGAAAAATTAACAGGCATAAAGGCTCATACTATTCGTATTTGGGAAAAGAGATTTAACATTATACACCCTAAAAGGACTTCTACGAATATTCGGTATTATGATGACAATGATCTTAAAAAAGTGACCAGTATTGCGTTGCTCAATCATAAAGGTTACAAAATTTCTTCTATCAGCATGATGCCTGATAATCAAATTGAAGATATCGTTGCCCATTTGAGTGATGTTGCCTCTTTTAATGTAGATTCTATTGATGCACTAACTTTAAGTATTATACATCTTGACCAAACCAAATTTATTCATATAATTGACAGACACATCAAGCAACACGGTTTTGATGAGACATTTGAGGAATTATTGATGCCCTTATTGGATAAACTTCATGACATGTGGTTAGGTGGTTCTATTCGGAAAGCTCATGAAGAATTTGCTATGCAATTAATCAAGAGGAAAATTATACAGCAAATAATCCTTTTCGAAGAGAAACCCAAACTCAATGAAAACAGGTTTATTTTGGCCATGCCGGGTACCGAAAATCAACAATTAAGTCGTTTTTTTATTGAATATCTGCTTAGCCAAAGGAGTATACCTTCTTTATATATGAGCAATGATTCTGATGTCAAAGACATAGTAGAGGCTGCTCAAACTTTTAAAGCACGATTTATTCTATGCTTTGTAAATGAAGAACCAACTCTTAATTATGCAAAGGACTTACTACATTCTCTACAAAAAACTCCCGAAAATATTACACCTGTGTTCGTTGGTTTTCTTGCGCCTGAAATTAGCAGATGTAATGCACAAATAAGAGCAATATATAATTTTGATGATCTCAAAAATTTTCTAAATTTTCTTTCCGGTTCAATTGGATAA